Proteins from one Sylvia atricapilla isolate bSylAtr1 chromosome 1, bSylAtr1.pri, whole genome shotgun sequence genomic window:
- the EAF1 gene encoding ELL-associated factor 1 — MNGSANSLLDKEEHPLQLGESFERRPKASFHTIRYDFKPASIDTSCEGDLQVGKGDDVTITLPHIPGSTPPMTVFKGNKRPYQKDCVLIINHDTGEYVLEKLSSSIQVKKTRAEGSSKIQARIEQQSARASQPPAQFRAPTKPAVGPKTSPLKDNPSPEPQLDDIKRELRAEVEIIEQMSSSSGSSSSDSESSSGSEDESSSSEGEEAAHVSPSQPPHQQYNNRNAVANGTSRPQGSNQLMNTLRNDLQLSESGSDSDD; from the exons aTGAACGGCTCGGCGAACTCGTTGCTGGACAAGGAGGAGCACCCGCTGCAGCTGGGCGAGAGCTTCGAGCGGCGGCCCAAGGCCTCCTTCCACACCATCCGCT ATGATTTTAAGCCAGCATCGATTGATACGTCCTGTGAGGGGGACCTCCAAGTGGGTAAAGGAGATGATGTTACCATCACTTTGCCACATATTCCA GGTTCAACTCCACCAATGACTGtctttaaaggaaataaaaggccGTATCAGAAGGACTGTGTGCTTATTATCAATCATGACACTGGGGAATATGTGCTGGAAAAACTTAGTAGCAGCATTCAAGTCAAGAAAACAAG agcagagggcagcagTAAGATCCAAGCCCGAATAGAGCAACAGTCTGCCCGAGCATCTCAGCCTCCTGCACAGTTCAGAGCCCCAACCAAGCCAGCAGTTGGACCTAAAACTTCTCCTTTGAAGGATAATCCTTCACCAGAGCCTCAGCTGGACGATATTAAGAGAG agctgagagcagaggtTGAAATTATTGAgcagatgagcagcagcagtggaagcAGCTCATCAGATTCAGAAAGCTCATCTGGGAGTGAAGATGAAAGCTCCAGCAGCGAGGGGGAAGAGGCAGCACATGTTTCCCCTTCCCAGCCACCACACCAGCAGTATAACAACAGGAATGCTGTTGCTAATGGCACCAGCAGGCCACAAGGAAGCAATCAGCTCATGAACACGCTCC GAAATGACTTGCAGTTGAGTGAGTCTGGGAGTGACAGTGATGACTAG
- the METTL6 gene encoding tRNA N(3)-methylcytidine methyltransferase METTL6, which produces MFQEKASANCLNTVATSTVDGAFQKKGHSARVLSPEEAEKLAKDQVLVSEFKQLKLEKEAQKNWDLFYKRNSTNFFKDRHWTTREFEELKACREFADQKLTILEAGCGVGNCLFPLLEEDLNIFAYACDFSPRAVEYVKKNALYSTERCNVFQCDLTKDDLLDNIPADSVDVVTLIFVLSAIHPDKMHLVLRNIYKVLKPGKCVLFRDYGLYDHAMLRFKSSNKLGENFYVRQDGTRSYFFTEEFLSQLFKAEGYEEVVNEYVQRETVNRKEDLRVPRVFLQSKFQKPFSET; this is translated from the exons ATGTTCCAAGAAAAAGCATCAGCCAATTGCTTAAATACAGTAGCAACATCTACTGTAGATGGTGCTTTCCAAAAAAAAGGCCACAGTGCTCGAGTCCTTAGCCCAGAAGAAGCGGAAAAACTGGCAAAAGATCAGGTTTTGGTGTCTGAGTTCAAACAACTAAAACTGGAGAAAGAGGCACAGAAGAATTGGGATCTGttttacaaaagaaacagcacCAACTTCTTCAAAGACAGACATTGGACAACCAGGGAGTTTGAAGAGCTGAAGGCATGTCGTGAG TTTGCAGATCAAAAACTGACCATTCTGGAAGCAGGCTGCGGGGTTGGGAACTGCTTGTTTCCACTCTTAGAAGAAGatctgaatatttttgcatATGCCTGTGATTTCTCTCCTAGAGCTGTTGAGTATGTGAAG AAAAATGCCTTATATAGTACTGAAAGATGTAACGTGTTCCAGTGTGATCTTACCAAAGATGATCTTCTAGACAATATACCAGCAGATTCCGTGGATGTCGTCACACTTATATTTGTGCTTTCTGCCATTCATCCTGACAAAATGCATCTTGTCCTGAGGAACATTTACAAG GTATTAAAGCCAGGCAAGTGTGTCCTGTTCCGAGACTATGGCCTGTATGATCATGCCATGCTCAGGTTTAAATCCAGCAACAAACTTGGGGAAAACTTCTATGTCAGACAAGATGGGACAAGATCgtatttttttactgaag AATTCTTATCTCAGCTTTTCAAGGCTGAGGGATATGAGGAAGTGGTCAATGAATATGTGCAGCGAGAAACTGTGAATAGGAAAGAAGACTTGCGTGTTCCAAGGGTTTTCCTTCAAAGCAAatttcaaaagcctttcagTGAGACGTAA